The following coding sequences are from one Gossypium hirsutum isolate 1008001.06 chromosome A12, Gossypium_hirsutum_v2.1, whole genome shotgun sequence window:
- the LOC107934705 gene encoding uncharacterized mitochondrial protein AtMg00860-like: MSSRTHGFEMITISTLTQIPILGMEDIKFVVVFIDDILVYSKTESEHDQHLRIVLQILREKQLYEKLSKCEFWLSEVVFLGHVVFAEGIRVDPKKIEPIVQWKTPRNVFEVHSFLGLAGYYRRFVNRFSKIALPMTKLLQKNVPFFWDDQCQRSFETLKQMLIEAPVLTLPESGKDFFVYSDDKP; encoded by the exons atgtcttcaaggaCCCATGGATTTGAGATGATAACAATTTCTACATTAACTCAAATACCTATACTAGGAATGGAAGATATAAAG TTTGTGGTggtcttcattgatgatatattggtcTATTCGAAGACAGAGTCAGAGCATGATCAACATCTTagaatagtgctacagattcTGCGGGAAAAACAGTTGTACGAAAAGttgagtaaatgtgaattctggttatctgAGGTAGTGTTTTTAGGACATGTGGTATTTGCTGAagggattagagttgatccgaagaAGATTGAGCCGATTGTTCAATGGAAGACACCAAGGAATGTATTTGAGGTACATAGCTTCCTGGGATTAGCTGGATACTACAGGAGATTTGTTAATAGATTTTCGAAAATAGCATTGCCGATGACAAAACTACTACAAAAGAATGTTCCTTTCTTTTGGGATGATCAATGCCAGAGGAGTTTTGAGACATTGAAGCAAATGTTAATCGAGGCACCAGTTCTGACCTTACCAGAGTCAGGAAAGGACTTTTTTGTGTACAGTGATGATAAACCATaa